The Cervus canadensis isolate Bull #8, Minnesota chromosome X, ASM1932006v1, whole genome shotgun sequence genome contains a region encoding:
- the LOC122435651 gene encoding LOW QUALITY PROTEIN: PAX-interacting protein 1-like (The sequence of the model RefSeq protein was modified relative to this genomic sequence to represent the inferred CDS: deleted 1 base in 1 codon; substituted 1 base at 1 genomic stop codon), producing the protein MSETFLTVPAEEVLFATAGVHGGAVDPTFMSRCTHLLCRSQVSGLFAQAIKERKRCIMAHWLNMILKKKKLVPPHPALRFTVAFPPGGKLCSQHIISVTGFVDSDRGDLKLMVYLAGAKYMGYLCHSNTVLICRELTCLKHEKAKEQQIPCLNAQWLGDILLGNFEALWQMQYGCYTAFSMQDPFTRTPHLVLNLLDAWRVPLKVSAELLMGVRLPPKPKQNEVTNIQPSSKSARIKDILPPTKKLLPALTPFVLFIGFESIQVQEYLMKLHILGGEVAESAQKCTHLITSKVKRIIKFLMAISVVKHIITPEWLXECFKCQKFIDQQNYLFQDVEAEVLFSFSLEESLRRAHVSLLFKAKYFYITAGICPCLSTMKAIMECAGGKVLSKQPSFQKFMEYKQDNSMSEMILISCENNLHLSQKYSARGLVLSLFLTDVHNAEFVLTGVLTQSLDYESYPLGRRWVGPSHH; encoded by the exons ATGTCTGAAACCTTTCTCACTGTCCCAGCGGAGGAAGTGCTCTTTGccacagctggg GTGCATGGAGGAGCTGTGGACCCCACGTTCATGAGCCGCTGCACCCACCTGCTCTGTAGGAGTCAGGTCAGTGGGCTGTTTGCACAG GCCataaaggagaggaagaggtgcATCATGGCACACTGGCTGAACAtgatcctgaagaaaaagaagctgGTGCCACCCCATCCAGCCCTGCGCTTTACAGTGGCCTTCCCCCCGGGGGGCAAGCTGTGCTCCCAGCACATAA TCTCTGTGACTGGGTTTGTTGACAGCGACAGGGGCGACCTGAAGCTAATGGTGTACCTGGCAGGTGCCAAGTACATGGGCTACCTGTGCCACAGCAACACCGTCCTCATCTGCAGAGA ACTGACTTGTTTAAAGCACGAGAAAGCCAAAGAACAGCAGATCCCGTGCCTGAATGCCCAGTGGCTGGGGGACATCCTGCTGGGGAACTTCGAGGCCCTGTGGCAGATGCAGTATGGCTGCTACACTGCCTTCAGCATGCAGGAC CCCTTTACCCGAACCCCGCACCTGGTGTTGAACCTTCTGG ATGCTTGGAGAGTTCCGTTGAAAGTGTCAGCAGAGTTGCTGATG GGTGTAAGACTACCTCCCAAACCGAAGCAGAATGAAGTAACTAATATCCAGCCTTCTTCCAAAAGTGCCAG AATCAAAGATATTCTGCCTCCCACCAAGAAGTTACTACCGGCACTGACCCCTTTTGTGCTTTTCATTGGATTTGAGTCTATTCAAGTTCAAGAGTACTTAATG AAGCTCCACATCCTGGGTGGGGAGGTCGCCGAGTCTGCACAGAAGTGCACCCACCTCATCACCAGCAAGGTGAAGCGGATCATCAAGTTCCTGATGGCCATTTCCGTGGTGAAGCACATCATCACCCCAGAGTGGCTGTAGGAGTGCTTCAAGTGCCAGAAGTTCATCG ATCAA CAGAACTACCTTTTCCAAGATGTGGAGGCTGAAGTGCTTTTCTCCTTTAGTTTGGAGGAGTCCTTGAGGAGGGCACATGTTTCTCTGCTCTTCAAG gcGAAATACTTTTACATCACTGCTGGGATCTGCCCATGTCTGTCAACCATGAAAGCGATTATGGAATGTGCAGGAGGCAAAGTGTTGTCTAAACAGCCATCTTTCCAGAAATTCATGGAATATAAGCAGGATAAT agTATGTCAGAAATGATTTTAATATCCTGTGAAAATAACCTTCACTTGTCTCAAAAGTATTCTGCCAGAGGATTA GTTTTGTCTTTGTTCCTTACAGATGTTCACAATGCAGAGTTTGTTCTCACTGGAGTGCTCACTCAGTCACTGGATTATGAGTCATATCCTTTGGGAAGGCGGTGGGTGGGCCCCTCTCATCATTAG